CAATTCGCGTAATTCTTGTACTTTTGGATGCGTATCCGGAACGCTGCTAGGGAGCGGTAAATCGCGAGGGTGAAAGAACCTGACTTCTGCGCCCATTTCTTCGATGATTCGTGCCGCTTCTTCTGCCAATAAGCGACTGTACGATCGCTCTCTCAATGAACCATAAAGAAATAGAATTCTGGGCTTATGATCAAAACTCATACGGCTATCCTCTCGAAATCATTTCGCGGCAACTGTTCGACTGCTTTTCGCACCAAACATCGGGGTCTGCTTTACAACAGTCCTCTGTTAAGAATGCCAGCAATGCCTCAGTGCCCTTCCAGTCGATCGCGTAAAACACCTGTCGCTGCACTCGCCAAGAGCAAACTAATCCCGCTCGTTCCATCTGTGCCAAATGCCGAGACATTGTAGAAGGATTCGCGTCTAGCTGTGACGCAATTTCTCCCGCAGGTAGCCCTTTTGGTCCGGTGCGAACGAGGAGACGGTACAACGATAGTCGCGTCTCTTGCGCTAAAGCTGAGAGCGCGTCAATGGCATCTTTCATTTCCATGATTTGACAAT
This genomic interval from Leptolyngbya sp. NIES-2104 contains the following:
- a CDS encoding helix-turn-helix transcriptional regulator, whose product is MKDAIDALSALAQETRLSLYRLLVRTGPKGLPAGEIASQLDANPSTMSRHLAQMERAGLVCSWRVQRQVFYAIDWKGTEALLAFLTEDCCKADPDVWCEKQSNSCREMISRG